The segment TTTGCTGGGTTAGCTATTTTTCAATTTTTTATGTACAGAAATCTTCAGCCTCAGTTTCAAGTAATATCAAGAGATATTACATTTACTATTTACGAAGACCTTTCCGTGGATTTTGCAACCAAAGTAGAAATACTAACAGAAAACGAGAGAGATTACGAAACCTTGGTAGAAGGGTTTAACACCCCCGATGAAGAAAAGCTTTCTCTTTTTCAACAATCTTTGGATAATTTAAAAGAACAAATCCCAAGAGATTTTGTGGTTTTATCTTATGAGTCAACCGTAAATTCCAATTCTCCAAGGATTTATGTGAATGAAACGGTTAAATTGGAAGGGTTGGTTTATAGAAATGATAGAGGAAATATTGAATTTTCTCTTCCTGGACAACTTTTAAGTGCTCAGAATGAGGAAGTAACTGTAAGTATTCATTATCCTTATGGTTGGGAAGTCTTAAGTGTAAATCCTACTCCCACTTATATAGACCAGAATGTTATAGGCTATTCCTACACTGGGGCATTAGGTTATCCCACGATAGAATTCCAATCTAAATAGACTATCGTAAAAATGGGGGAATTGTAATGGTTATTTTATATTTATTAGTTGTCCTTTCTCTCACAATATCAATTGTTAATATTTTTCTTATGATCCGTTTAGGGCGTTTTTTGCAAGAAAACGATGCAACAGAGAAAAAGCATGAAAATTTAGAAGAAGATAAGAACCTTTTCTTAGCAAGATTTCAAAAGATAACCTCCACAAGGTTAAGGGCTTTAGATAATAAAATAGAATTGGTTGATCAACTTATGAAAGATTTAGATGATGCTTATGCTAAAACTTTTTCATTGTTGACAGATTTAGAAAGGAAATTAGATTCGTATAAGAGACAAGAAATTGAAACTAAAGTCCAAAACACAAAAAACTTAGAAGATCAAAAGGATAATAAAAATCAAAAAGAGACAGTTGAAAAAGACGATAGACTAAGGGTTTACGAGCTTTCAAGAAAATTAAATATATCAAGTAAAAAGTTGGTTGATTTTATTAACACAAATACCGATTTGGATGTTTCTAACCATTTGGTAAAGTTGACACCAGAAGAAGAAAAAATGATATTTGAAAAAATCAAAGAAGTTCCCAACATCTCGTCAAAGAAAGAAAATATTCCATCAAATATCGATATGGCTAAAGATAAAAATATAAATATAAGTAAAGATAATGCTAACTATAAATACGACAAAACTGAAAAAATTCTTGATTTGTCCAAAAATGGCTATACCCCTCAAGAGATAGCTAAGGAATTGAAAATTGGTGTAGGTGAGATAATGCTTGTTCTAAGTTTGTTTAATAATAAGGAGAAATAAAGATGAATCTTTCTTTCTTAAAAGAGTCAGGCAAAATTTGAACTTTTCCTATTGTTGATAGAATTTCAGCCGTTTTTTTTACAGTAAATTCACTGGTTTCGAACAAGAGATATTTAGATTTTAAAAGGTGAGAATATTTAGATATCTTTTTAAAAAAACTTTGACCATCGTATCCCCCATCAAGGGAAATTCTAGGCTCATATTTTAAAAAACGATTTTGTTCTATAAAAGAAGTTTCCACATATGGAGGATTTGAAATTATCAATTCTACTTCTTCAATGTCTTTCAAAAATGGATCTAAGCAATCACCAATTTTAAATTCAACATTGACACCTAATCTCTGAGCGTTGTATTGAGCTACTTTTATCGCAGCTTCTGAAATATCAGAAGCCTGAACCTTAATTTTTGGTAATTGCTTTTTTATCGAGATGGCTATCGCACCAGAACCTGTCCCTATATCAATTACATGTTTTATATTTTTATTTTTTATAAGATTGACTGCTAATATTACTAAATCTTCAGTTTCTATCCTAGGTATTAGTACATTTTCATCTACAAAAAACTCATTTCCTAAAAAAAGAACTTTTTTGGTAATGTATTCTATAGGATACCCTTCTTTAAGATGTTTAAGTAAAAAATCGAAAGTTTGGTGAGAAATTTCTACTTCTGAATCTTTAAGAAAAAAAGATATATCTTTATCTTCAATTTTTGATAATATTTTCAATATACGAAAGGGGGAGATTTTAAACTCCCCCTGAATTTTACTTAATAACTCTGTTATCTTCATTATCTTACCTCAAATTCCCAAAAGATTTCTAACTTCTTCACTCGCCATCTGCGGATCCCAGGGGGGATCAAAGGTAAGTTCGATATCTACATCGTTGATTTGTTCTATTTCTTTTACCTTCTCTTTTGCATTTTCAATTATTAAACCGGCCAAAGGGCACA is part of the Petrotoga miotherma DSM 10691 genome and harbors:
- a CDS encoding DUF4897 domain-containing protein; the protein is MANDQKQKRGNSFNFIIITLIFFAGLAIFQFFMYRNLQPQFQVISRDITFTIYEDLSVDFATKVEILTENERDYETLVEGFNTPDEEKLSLFQQSLDNLKEQIPRDFVVLSYESTVNSNSPRIYVNETVKLEGLVYRNDRGNIEFSLPGQLLSAQNEEVTVSIHYPYGWEVLSVNPTPTYIDQNVIGYSYTGALGYPTIEFQSK
- a CDS encoding DUF6115 domain-containing protein; its protein translation is MVILYLLVVLSLTISIVNIFLMIRLGRFLQENDATEKKHENLEEDKNLFLARFQKITSTRLRALDNKIELVDQLMKDLDDAYAKTFSLLTDLERKLDSYKRQEIETKVQNTKNLEDQKDNKNQKETVEKDDRLRVYELSRKLNISSKKLVDFINTNTDLDVSNHLVKLTPEEEKMIFEKIKEVPNISSKKENIPSNIDMAKDKNINISKDNANYKYDKTEKILDLSKNGYTPQEIAKELKIGVGEIMLVLSLFNNKEK
- the prmC gene encoding peptide chain release factor N(5)-glutamine methyltransferase; the protein is MKITELLSKIQGEFKISPFRILKILSKIEDKDISFFLKDSEVEISHQTFDFLLKHLKEGYPIEYITKKVLFLGNEFFVDENVLIPRIETEDLVILAVNLIKNKNIKHVIDIGTGSGAIAISIKKQLPKIKVQASDISEAAIKVAQYNAQRLGVNVEFKIGDCLDPFLKDIEEVELIISNPPYVETSFIEQNRFLKYEPRISLDGGYDGQSFFKKISKYSHLLKSKYLLFETSEFTVKKTAEILSTIGKVQILPDSFKKERFIFISPYY
- a CDS encoding metal-sulfur cluster assembly factor; translated protein: MPDIEKDKIINALKEVYDMEIGFDIVSLGLIYKVDIDENNNVHILMTLTTPMCPLAGLIIENAKEKVKEIEQINDVDIELTFDPPWDPQMASEEVRNLLGI